A window of the Rhizobium brockwellii genome harbors these coding sequences:
- the uvrB gene encoding excinuclease ABC subunit UvrB: MARSPKKSPTPDGFEEAPQSSFEGAPLSGSVADWVKQLEADAETSGVETQRQIASKAGKHRKKVEIAARTKTSDGGVSASKSARGTSMGGSTDPKTRAAAGLNPVSGMDTTLEEASSLQAGTAVTATVEALSALIESGNPLHKNGKIWTPHRPARPDKSEGGIAIRMQSDYEPAGDQPTAIRDLVEGLENGDRSQVLLGVTGSGKTFTMAKVIEATQRPAVILAPNKTLAAQLYSEFKNFFPDNAVEYFVSYYDYYQPEAYVPRSDTYIEKESSINEQIDRMRHSATRSLLERDDCIIVASVSCIYGIGSVETYTAMTFQMSVGDRLDQRQLLADLVAQQYKRRDMDFTRGSFRVRGDTIELFPAHLEDAAWRISMFGDEIDAITEFDPLTGQKVGDLKSVKIYANSHYVTPRPTLNGAIKSIKEELRLRLAELEKAGRLLEAQRLEQRTRYDIEMLEATGSCQGIENYSRYLTGRDPGDPPPTLFEYIPDNALVFIDESHVTVPQIGGMYRGDFRRKATLAEYGFRLPSCMDNRPLRFEEWDAMRPDTIAVSATPGGWEMEQSGGVFAEQVIRPTGLIDPPVEVRSARSQVDDVLGEIRETAAKGYRTLCTVLTKRMAEDLTEYLHEQGVRVRYMHSDIDTLERIEILRDLRLGAFDVLVGINLLREGLDIPECGFVAILDADKEGFLRSETSLIQTIGRAARNVDGKVILYADQVTGSMKRAMEETGRRREKQMAYNLEHGITPESVKARINDILDSVYERDHVRADISGASGKGFADGGNLVGNNLQTHLNALEKSMRDAAADLDFEKAARLRDEIKRLKAAELAVMDDPMAREESKAMEGVRRNAKATRESLLPAGEKVPGRTDEGATPSYFSRPSLDDMGPGTDTTTPLFRKPALDEMGRDIAEPTKKTLFRKNDLDEMTVGRTEKPVTGALPEKPDAAKSTKRFSPLLEGQPDDVRPVVRGNTGVGSYEDPGEQKRKSRTKGKTGRPGR; the protein is encoded by the coding sequence ATGGCCAGATCTCCGAAAAAATCCCCCACCCCTGACGGTTTCGAGGAAGCCCCTCAATCGTCCTTCGAGGGCGCGCCGTTGTCCGGCTCAGTCGCCGACTGGGTGAAGCAGCTTGAGGCCGATGCCGAAACCTCGGGCGTCGAGACCCAGCGCCAGATCGCCTCCAAGGCCGGCAAGCACCGCAAGAAGGTGGAAATCGCCGCCAGGACGAAAACCAGCGACGGCGGCGTCAGCGCCTCGAAATCGGCCCGCGGCACCTCGATGGGCGGCTCGACCGATCCGAAGACGCGTGCAGCGGCTGGCCTCAATCCCGTTTCCGGCATGGATACCACACTGGAGGAGGCTTCGTCGCTGCAGGCCGGCACCGCCGTCACCGCGACCGTCGAGGCGCTGTCGGCGCTGATCGAGAGCGGCAATCCGCTTCACAAGAACGGCAAGATCTGGACGCCGCACCGCCCTGCCCGGCCGGACAAATCCGAAGGCGGCATCGCCATTCGCATGCAGTCGGATTACGAGCCGGCTGGCGACCAGCCCACCGCCATCCGCGATCTCGTCGAGGGGCTAGAGAATGGCGACCGCAGCCAGGTGCTGCTCGGCGTCACCGGCTCCGGCAAGACCTTCACCATGGCCAAGGTGATCGAAGCAACGCAGCGCCCGGCCGTCATCCTGGCGCCGAACAAGACGCTGGCCGCCCAGCTCTATTCCGAATTCAAGAACTTCTTCCCCGACAATGCGGTGGAGTATTTCGTTTCCTACTATGATTATTACCAGCCGGAAGCCTATGTGCCGCGCTCCGACACCTATATCGAGAAGGAAAGCTCGATCAACGAGCAAATCGACCGCATGCGCCACTCGGCAACGCGCTCGCTGCTCGAACGCGACGATTGCATCATCGTCGCCTCGGTCTCCTGCATCTACGGTATCGGCTCGGTCGAGACCTATACGGCGATGACCTTCCAGATGTCGGTGGGCGACCGGCTGGACCAGCGCCAGTTGCTGGCCGACCTCGTCGCCCAGCAATACAAGCGCCGCGACATGGATTTCACGCGCGGTTCCTTCCGCGTGCGCGGCGACACGATCGAGCTTTTCCCCGCCCACTTGGAAGATGCCGCCTGGCGCATCTCGATGTTCGGCGACGAGATCGACGCCATCACCGAATTCGATCCGCTCACCGGCCAGAAGGTCGGCGACCTGAAATCGGTGAAGATCTACGCCAATTCGCACTATGTCACCCCGCGCCCGACGCTGAACGGCGCCATCAAGTCGATCAAGGAAGAACTCAGGCTGCGCCTCGCCGAACTGGAAAAGGCCGGCCGCCTGCTGGAGGCCCAGCGCCTCGAGCAGCGCACCCGCTACGATATCGAAATGCTCGAGGCCACCGGCTCCTGCCAGGGCATCGAGAACTATTCGCGTTACCTCACCGGCCGCGACCCCGGCGATCCGCCGCCGACTTTGTTCGAATATATCCCCGACAACGCCCTCGTCTTCATCGACGAAAGCCACGTCACCGTGCCGCAGATCGGCGGCATGTACCGGGGCGACTTCAGGCGTAAGGCGACGCTGGCCGAATATGGTTTCCGCCTGCCCTCCTGCATGGATAACCGGCCGCTGCGCTTCGAGGAATGGGACGCCATGCGCCCCGACACCATCGCCGTCTCGGCCACCCCCGGCGGTTGGGAGATGGAACAATCCGGCGGCGTCTTCGCCGAACAGGTGATCCGCCCGACCGGCCTGATCGACCCGCCGGTCGAGGTCCGCTCCGCCCGCAGCCAGGTGGACGACGTGCTCGGCGAGATCCGCGAAACCGCGGCCAAGGGCTACCGCACCCTCTGCACCGTGCTGACCAAGCGCATGGCCGAGGACCTGACCGAATATCTGCATGAGCAGGGCGTGCGCGTCCGCTACATGCACTCCGACATCGACACGCTGGAGCGTATCGAGATCCTCCGCGATCTCCGGCTCGGCGCCTTCGACGTGCTCGTCGGCATCAACCTTCTGCGCGAAGGCCTCGACATTCCCGAATGCGGCTTCGTCGCCATCCTCGACGCCGACAAGGAAGGTTTCCTGCGCTCGGAGACCTCGCTGATCCAGACAATCGGCCGCGCCGCGCGTAACGTCGACGGCAAGGTCATCCTCTATGCCGACCAAGTCACCGGCTCGATGAAGCGGGCGATGGAGGAAACCGGCCGCCGCCGCGAAAAGCAGATGGCCTATAACCTGGAACACGGCATCACGCCGGAATCGGTCAAGGCCAGGATCAACGACATCCTCGACTCCGTCTACGAACGCGACCACGTCCGCGCCGATATCTCGGGCGCCTCGGGCAAGGGCTTCGCCGATGGCGGCAACCTCGTCGGCAACAACCTCCAGACCCATCTCAACGCGCTCGAAAAGAGCATGCGCGACGCCGCCGCCGACCTCGACTTCGAAAAAGCCGCCCGCCTCCGCGACGAAATCAAACGCCTCAAGGCCGCAGAGCTTGCCGTCATGGACGATCCGATGGCGCGCGAGGAGTCGAAGGCGATGGAAGGCGTCAGACGGAACGCCAAAGCCACCCGGGAATCCCTTCTCCCAGCTGGCGAGAAGGTGCCCGGCAGGACGGATGAGGGGGCCACCCCCTCCTACTTCTCAAGACCCAGCCTCGACGACATGGGCCCGGGCACCGACACCACCACTCCCCTCTTCCGCAAACCCGCTCTGGATGAGATGGGCCGCGACATCGCCGAGCCCACAAAGAAGACCCTCTTCCGCAAGAACGACCTCGATGAAATGACGGTCGGCCGAACCGAAAAGCCGGTCACCGGCGCACTACCGGAAAAGCCGGATGCCGCCAAAAGCACGAAGCGGTTTTCACCGTTGCTGGAGGGACAGCCGGATGACGTGCGGCCGGTTGTGCGTGGGAACACGGGGGTTGGGAGCTATGAGGACCCGGGCGAGCAGAAGCGCAAGAGCCGGACGAAGGGGAAGACCGGGCGGCCGGGGCGGTGA
- a CDS encoding GNAT family N-acetyltransferase: protein MPDLRIDPFPSTGEFNALWSAAWGTPAPRDFSPILSRSLAHIGAYHDNQLIGFVNVAWDGGIHAFILDTSVHPDMRRQGIATRLVREATRVARERGAEWLHVDFEPHLTGFYRACGFRPTKAGLIKLV from the coding sequence ATGCCAGACCTCCGCATCGACCCCTTCCCCTCCACTGGCGAATTCAACGCCCTCTGGTCCGCCGCCTGGGGCACCCCCGCCCCGCGCGACTTCTCCCCGATCCTCTCCCGCAGCCTCGCCCATATCGGCGCCTACCACGACAACCAGCTTATCGGCTTCGTCAACGTCGCATGGGATGGCGGCATTCATGCCTTCATCCTCGATACCTCGGTCCATCCCGACATGCGGCGGCAGGGGATCGCGACGCGGCTGGTCAGGGAAGCGACGCGGGTTGCGCGGGAGCGGGGTGCAGAGTGGCTGCATGTCGATTTCGAACCGCACCTGACCGGCTTCTATCGCGCCTGCGGATTCAGGCCAACGAAGGCAGGACTCATCAAGCTCGTGTAG
- a CDS encoding metal-binding protein, translated as MAVNILDTNGATVTKTGAELEAYDVIRDSAANPSAPVTLVVSDSSAADLADELGSVSANVTGSSGDDTITTGAGNDTISGGDGADTLNGGDGNDMLWGDVGNDVIRGGAGNDTISDDDRFSFTPAVYNIDAGDGDDAITVDTFVSLSGTIDGGAGIDTLRAPSLQGLMIKNIEILETAGVWVAGSSTQLESFDKIVWSTDSFHNFNPSLALTDSAHLDLSDELGDRGSFIHGYASGIDVKTGGGDDEFFGTDGNDIFNGSGGNDILNGNVGDDQLTGGAGNDAINGGNGIDSALFAGNFANYSFALDNGTHIVTSAEEGTDTLTDVEFARFADGFYDFATATFRVGNSAPNVPLNILNVGGGIAMQTGAEYESYDLIRHSAANPLSPVVLFISDSGTVDLSDELGSVSANVTDFGGGDSIITTGAGDDRIAGGDGADTLNGGAGDDQIVGGDGNDTLNGGDGSDLLGGGNGNDTLNGGDGNDLLSGENGNDTLNGGDGNDLLSGDVGNDIIRGGAGNDTIDDGELFGSTPEVVDIDAGDGDDAITVETFAPSNSGSIDGGAGIDTLQAASLQGLTIKNIEVLETAGWSVAGSSAQFESFDKIVWSTDPFGDFPAAVVLTDSAHLDLSDELGDLGSFIAGYVSGIDVKTGGGADEFFGTDGNDIFDGSGGNDILNGRAGDDKLTGGTGIDTAVFSGNFANYAFALKNDDRILTSAAEGTDTLTDVEFARFADGVYDFATETFTSNNTAPTNIQLSKTALSEDTPIWTTVGLLSAKDADGDALTYTLIDGANDHFRIKGDRIVTSKALDYETDKSHTIKVAVSDGTVTVEKDITINVLDVNEAPVNKAPTNLAFSRSSISENVAIGTSVGLLTAKDPEGGTVKWRLTDDADGIFKLVGNKIQTKAAIDYESTHSLTFTAEAYDAAGNVTSHDFTLAVKDVFEPSVSSLSHEALI; from the coding sequence ATGGCCGTGAATATTCTGGACACCAATGGCGCCACCGTTACCAAGACCGGCGCCGAGCTCGAAGCGTACGACGTCATCCGGGACTCCGCCGCAAATCCTTCCGCGCCCGTCACTCTCGTCGTGTCCGATTCCAGCGCGGCAGATCTGGCCGACGAACTGGGCTCGGTTTCCGCGAACGTGACCGGCTCGAGCGGCGATGACACGATCACAACGGGCGCAGGCAACGACACCATCTCAGGTGGCGACGGCGCAGACACGCTGAATGGCGGGGACGGCAATGACATGCTTTGGGGCGACGTCGGAAATGACGTCATCAGAGGCGGCGCAGGCAACGATACGATCTCCGATGATGACCGCTTCAGCTTTACCCCTGCGGTCTATAACATCGATGCGGGCGACGGCGACGATGCCATAACCGTGGATACATTCGTTTCACTGTCCGGAACGATCGATGGCGGCGCCGGGATCGATACGCTGCGTGCGCCGTCGCTGCAGGGTCTGATGATAAAGAACATCGAAATCCTTGAAACGGCGGGCGTTTGGGTTGCCGGTTCAAGCACGCAGCTCGAAAGCTTTGACAAGATCGTCTGGTCGACCGATTCTTTCCACAATTTTAATCCCTCATTGGCACTGACGGACAGTGCCCACCTCGATCTTTCCGACGAGTTGGGAGATCGCGGATCTTTCATCCACGGCTATGCCTCCGGCATTGACGTCAAGACCGGCGGCGGCGACGACGAGTTTTTTGGTACCGACGGCAACGACATTTTCAACGGCAGTGGTGGCAACGACATCCTCAACGGCAATGTCGGCGATGACCAATTGACCGGCGGCGCCGGCAACGACGCCATCAACGGTGGCAACGGCATCGACTCCGCGCTGTTCGCAGGCAATTTCGCCAATTATTCCTTTGCGCTCGACAATGGCACTCACATCGTGACAAGCGCAGAGGAAGGGACGGATACTCTGACAGACGTCGAATTCGCACGCTTTGCCGATGGTTTCTATGATTTCGCCACGGCAACGTTCAGAGTCGGCAATAGCGCGCCGAATGTGCCTTTGAATATCCTCAATGTGGGCGGTGGCATAGCTATGCAAACCGGCGCCGAGTACGAATCCTACGACCTCATCCGCCACTCGGCAGCCAATCCTCTCTCCCCGGTCGTTCTGTTCATCTCAGACTCCGGGACGGTAGACCTTTCCGACGAACTAGGCTCGGTTTCTGCAAATGTGACAGACTTCGGCGGAGGCGATTCGATCATCACAACAGGCGCAGGAGACGATAGAATCGCAGGCGGCGACGGCGCAGACACACTCAACGGCGGCGCCGGAGACGATCAGATCGTGGGCGGAGATGGCAATGACACTCTGAATGGCGGTGACGGCAGTGACCTGCTCGGGGGCGGAAATGGCAATGATACTCTGAATGGCGGTGACGGCAATGACCTGCTCTCGGGCGAAAATGGCAATGATACTCTGAATGGCGGTGACGGCAATGACCTGCTCTCGGGAGATGTCGGAAACGACATCATCAGAGGCGGCGCGGGCAACGATACGATCGACGATGGTGAGCTTTTCGGCTCGACTCCGGAGGTCGTTGATATCGACGCGGGCGACGGCGACGACGCCATAACCGTGGAGACATTCGCTCCATCGAATTCCGGATCGATCGATGGCGGTGCCGGGATCGATACGCTGCAAGCCGCTTCGCTCCAGGGCCTGACGATCAAGAACATCGAAGTCCTCGAGACGGCAGGATGGTCGGTCGCCGGTTCGAGCGCGCAGTTCGAAAGCTTTGATAAGATCGTCTGGTCAACCGATCCGTTCGGCGATTTTCCCGCCGCAGTGGTACTGACGGACAGCGCCCACCTCGATCTCTCCGACGAGCTGGGAGATCTCGGATCTTTCATCGCCGGCTACGTCTCCGGCATTGACGTCAAGACCGGCGGTGGCGCCGATGAGTTCTTCGGCACCGACGGTAACGACATATTCGACGGCAGCGGCGGCAATGACATCCTCAATGGCCGTGCCGGCGATGACAAATTGACCGGCGGCACCGGCATCGACACCGCGGTCTTCTCAGGCAATTTCGCCAATTATGCCTTCGCATTAAAAAATGACGATCGCATCCTGACGAGCGCTGCGGAAGGAACGGATACGCTGACAGACGTCGAATTCGCGCGCTTTGCCGATGGCGTCTACGATTTCGCCACGGAAACTTTCACGAGCAACAACACCGCGCCGACCAACATCCAGCTCTCGAAAACCGCCCTCTCCGAGGACACGCCGATCTGGACCACGGTTGGCCTGCTCAGTGCCAAGGACGCCGATGGCGACGCGCTCACCTATACGCTGATCGACGGCGCGAACGATCACTTCCGGATAAAGGGCGACCGCATCGTCACCTCGAAGGCGCTGGACTACGAGACGGACAAGTCGCACACGATCAAGGTGGCTGTCTCTGATGGCACGGTCACGGTCGAAAAGGACATCACGATCAACGTGCTCGACGTCAACGAGGCCCCCGTCAACAAGGCGCCGACCAATCTCGCCTTCTCGCGCAGCTCGATCTCCGAGAATGTCGCGATCGGCACCTCCGTCGGCCTGCTCACGGCAAAGGATCCGGAAGGCGGCACGGTAAAATGGCGGCTGACGGACGATGCCGACGGCATCTTCAAGCTCGTCGGCAACAAGATCCAGACCAAGGCTGCGATCGACTACGAAAGCACCCACAGCCTGACCTTCACCGCCGAAGCCTATGACGCGGCCGGAAACGTCACCAGCCACGATTTCACGCTTGCCGTGAAAGACGTCTTCGAGCCGTCGGTTTCGAGCTTGTCGCATGAGGCGTTGATTTAG
- a CDS encoding cadherin domain-containing protein, with translation MALNILDTNGATVTKTGAEFEAYDIIRYSNATPLAAVTLSVSGSGVANLADELGSVSAEVTGSSSANVITTGAGNDTIFGGGGSDTLNGGDGNDRLFGGTGNDVIKGGAGDDTIGDGDYFADVAEVFNIDAGIGNDTVILEKGPFVQISGTVDGGAGTDTLQTEDMTGLTIKNFEILGTGSNGVTGSSAQFESFDKITTTSQLGLYLHLADSGHVDLSEELIADQVFISGALNTSGINVTTGSTRDYFTGTAGNDIIDTGAGDDIIYGNDGNDIIRSGTGNDTITDGKLFGSSPETFDINAGDGADTITVQTNTHVLSGTIDGGSGIDILRAPWLQGLTIKNIEILETAGSMVAGSSAQFESFDKIVFSNSPSDQNSGLGLMLTDSAHVDLSDELASRGAYITGSASGIDVTTGGGNDHLEGTAGNDTFDGGAGNDVINGYAGNDTLTGGAGNDQIFGGGGNDIIRGGTGDDKITDGDNISTAPETFNIDAGDGNDAINLQTHSSTISGMIDGGAGIDTIQVIEPTLGPGMEYIGLAGLTIKNVEILATAGAEVIASAAQFESFDKIVIYDKPGYENNVLALTLTDSAHADLSDELANRHVDIFGTAFGIDVKTGGGDDYFFGTGGNDRFEGGAGNDVLLGGAGIDTAVFSDNFANYSFALNNGSHILTSALEGTDTLTDVEFARFANGVYDFAKGKFTPDGSNSAPTNIQLSKTSLLESTPIWTTVGLLSAKDADGDTLTYSLLDGDNDHFRINGNRIVTSKALDYETAKSHTIKVAVSDGKVTVEKDITINVLDVNEAPVNKAPTNLAFSRSSISENVAIGTSVGLLTAKDQEGDTVKWRLTDDADGIFKLVGNKIQTKAAIDFESTHSLTFTAEAYDAAGNVTSHDFTVAVKDVFEPSVSSLSHEALI, from the coding sequence ATGGCCTTGAATATTCTGGACACGAATGGCGCCACGGTTACCAAGACGGGCGCTGAATTCGAAGCCTACGATATTATCCGCTACTCTAACGCCACTCCTCTCGCCGCTGTCACCCTCTCTGTCTCGGGTTCCGGGGTGGCAAACCTGGCCGATGAGCTGGGATCGGTTTCCGCCGAGGTGACGGGATCGAGCAGCGCCAATGTTATCACGACAGGCGCAGGCAACGATACCATATTCGGCGGTGGGGGCTCAGACACGCTGAATGGTGGTGACGGCAATGACCGACTCTTCGGTGGGACCGGCAATGACGTGATCAAGGGGGGCGCGGGCGATGACACGATTGGCGATGGTGATTATTTTGCCGACGTCGCTGAAGTCTTCAATATTGATGCGGGCATTGGCAACGACACCGTGATTTTGGAAAAGGGCCCCTTCGTCCAGATATCCGGGACGGTCGACGGCGGCGCCGGCACCGACACGCTGCAGACCGAGGATATGACGGGCCTGACGATCAAGAACTTCGAGATTCTCGGAACAGGGTCAAACGGTGTTACCGGATCGTCCGCGCAGTTCGAAAGCTTCGACAAGATCACCACTACGTCCCAACTTGGCCTCTACTTGCATTTGGCGGACAGCGGCCATGTCGACCTCTCCGAAGAGCTGATAGCCGATCAGGTCTTCATCTCTGGCGCCCTTAACACTTCCGGTATCAACGTCACGACTGGAAGCACGCGAGACTACTTCACCGGGACCGCCGGCAACGACATCATCGACACCGGCGCCGGCGACGACATCATATATGGCAATGATGGAAATGACATCATCAGGAGCGGCACGGGCAACGACACGATCACCGATGGTAAGCTCTTCGGATCTTCCCCTGAAACCTTCGACATAAATGCGGGCGACGGCGCAGATACCATAACCGTGCAGACCAACACTCATGTACTTTCCGGAACGATCGATGGCGGTTCTGGAATTGATATTCTGCGAGCCCCCTGGCTGCAGGGCCTGACGATCAAGAACATCGAAATCCTTGAAACGGCGGGATCGATGGTTGCCGGTTCGTCCGCGCAGTTCGAAAGCTTCGACAAGATCGTCTTCTCGAACAGCCCCAGCGACCAGAACTCTGGTCTTGGTCTGATGTTGACGGACAGCGCCCATGTCGATCTTTCCGACGAACTGGCAAGCCGTGGGGCCTACATCACCGGCAGCGCCTCCGGTATCGACGTGACGACGGGCGGCGGCAACGACCACTTGGAGGGAACCGCCGGCAACGATACTTTCGATGGTGGCGCAGGCAACGACGTGATCAACGGCTATGCCGGCAATGACACGTTGACCGGCGGCGCAGGCAACGACCAGATCTTCGGCGGCGGTGGAAATGACATTATCCGGGGTGGAACCGGCGACGACAAGATCACTGACGGCGATAATATTTCCACCGCCCCCGAGACCTTCAATATTGATGCGGGCGATGGCAACGATGCCATCAACCTGCAGACACATTCTTCCACGATTTCCGGAATGATCGACGGCGGCGCCGGCATTGACACGATACAAGTCATCGAGCCGACCTTGGGTCCTGGCATGGAATATATCGGGCTTGCCGGCCTGACGATCAAGAATGTCGAAATTCTTGCAACAGCGGGAGCCGAGGTTATCGCTTCGGCTGCCCAGTTCGAAAGCTTCGACAAGATCGTCATTTACGACAAGCCAGGCTACGAGAACAATGTCCTCGCACTGACATTGACGGACAGCGCCCATGCCGATCTCTCCGACGAGCTGGCCAACCGCCACGTCGACATTTTCGGCACCGCCTTCGGCATCGACGTCAAGACCGGCGGCGGCGACGACTATTTCTTCGGAACCGGCGGCAATGACAGATTCGAAGGCGGCGCCGGCAATGACGTGCTTTTGGGCGGTGCGGGCATCGATACGGCGGTCTTCTCAGACAATTTCGCCAACTACTCCTTCGCCTTGAACAATGGCAGCCATATCCTGACGAGCGCCCTGGAGGGTACGGATACGCTGACCGATGTTGAATTCGCCCGTTTTGCCAACGGCGTCTACGATTTCGCCAAGGGAAAGTTCACGCCCGACGGCAGCAACAGCGCGCCCACCAATATCCAGCTTTCGAAAACCTCCCTGTTGGAAAGTACCCCGATCTGGACCACGGTTGGCCTGCTCAGCGCCAAGGACGCCGATGGCGACACGCTGACCTATTCGCTGCTCGACGGAGACAACGACCACTTCCGGATCAATGGCAACCGCATCGTCACCTCGAAGGCGCTGGACTACGAGACCGCCAAGTCACACACGATCAAGGTCGCTGTTTCGGATGGCAAGGTCACGGTCGAAAAGGACATCACGATCAACGTGCTCGACGTCAACGAGGCCCCCGTCAACAAGGCGCCGACCAATCTCGCCTTCTCGCGCAGCTCGATCTCCGAGAATGTCGCGATCGGCACCTCCGTCGGCCTGCTCACGGCAAAGGATCAGGAAGGCGACACGGTGAAATGGCGGCTGACGGACGATGCCGACGGCATCTTCAAGCTCGTCGGCAACAAGATCCAGACGAAGGCTGCGATCGATTTCGAAAGCACCCACAGCCTGACCTTCACCGCTGAAGCCTACGACGCGGCTGGAAACGTCACCAGCCACGATTTCACGGTGGCAGTAAAGGACGTCTTCGAGCCGTCGGTTTCGAGCTTGTCGCATGAGGCGTTGATCTAG
- a CDS encoding IS630 family transposase: protein MRTGITFDVTAADRSRLEAIIAAPTSPQKHVWRAKIILMSGNGLGTVAIMQATGKSKPCVWRWQERFMSEGVDGLLRDKSRPPGMAPLESDVVEQVVALTLEPPRQEATHWTVRAMANAVGIAASSVVKIWHEHGLAPHRWRSFKLSNDKAFAEKLHDVVGLYVSPPTHAIVLSVDEKSQIQALDRTQPGLPLKKGRAGTMTHDYKRHGTTTLFAALNVLDGSVIGRNMQRHRHQEFIRFLNAIEAELPKDKAVHVILDNYATHKQPKVRAWLARHPRWTFHFVPISCSWLNAVEGFFAKLTRRRLKHGVFHSVVDLQAAINRFVKEHNHEPKPFIWKADPDEIIAAVKRGHQTLESIH from the coding sequence ATGCGCACAGGGATCACATTTGACGTCACCGCCGCCGACCGTTCTCGGCTTGAAGCCATCATTGCTGCCCCAACGTCTCCGCAGAAGCATGTCTGGCGGGCCAAGATCATCTTGATGAGCGGCAACGGCCTGGGAACGGTCGCCATCATGCAGGCGACGGGAAAGTCCAAACCTTGCGTCTGGCGCTGGCAGGAGCGTTTCATGTCCGAGGGGGTCGATGGCCTGTTGCGCGACAAGAGCAGGCCTCCGGGCATGGCGCCTCTGGAGAGCGACGTGGTGGAGCAGGTCGTTGCGCTGACGCTGGAACCGCCTCGACAGGAGGCAACGCACTGGACCGTGCGTGCCATGGCAAATGCCGTTGGGATCGCGGCCTCTTCCGTCGTCAAGATCTGGCACGAGCATGGGCTGGCGCCGCATCGGTGGCGCAGTTTCAAACTCTCCAATGACAAGGCTTTTGCCGAGAAGCTTCACGATGTCGTCGGTCTCTACGTCTCGCCACCGACCCACGCCATTGTCTTGTCCGTCGATGAGAAAAGCCAGATCCAGGCGCTCGACCGGACCCAACCGGGCTTGCCGCTCAAGAAGGGGCGCGCCGGCACAATGACCCACGATTACAAGCGCCACGGCACGACCACCCTGTTTGCCGCCCTCAATGTTCTCGACGGATCGGTCATCGGCCGAAACATGCAGCGCCACCGGCATCAGGAGTTTATTCGGTTCCTCAACGCCATTGAGGCGGAGCTGCCGAAAGATAAGGCGGTCCACGTCATTCTCGACAATTACGCGACGCATAAACAGCCGAAGGTCCGCGCCTGGCTGGCAAGGCATCCACGATGGACCTTCCACTTCGTCCCGATATCGTGCTCATGGCTCAATGCTGTCGAAGGCTTCTTCGCAAAACTGACACGCCGGCGGCTGAAGCACGGCGTTTTCCACTCCGTCGTTGACCTGCAGGCGGCCATCAACCGCTTCGTCAAAGAACACAACCACGAACCAAAGCCATTCATCTGGAAAGCAGACCCCGATGAGATCATCGCAGCCGTCAAACGTGGGCACCAAACGTTGGAATCAATCCACTAG